In Hahella sp. HNIBRBA332, the genomic window GGTGCACGATATTCAGGTCCGCGATCATGATCTGGGAAAAATCCCCCAGGACCTGGGAGGCCCAGAGCTCCGTCGATAAATTGGGAGTGAACAGGTAGCCTACGTACATGGAGTTCACCGCTGCGCCGCCAAAGTCGCCAGTCGCAACGCCGCCTTCCCAGCTACGAGAGGAAAAGTCGTCAAAGCGCGGCTCCGTGAAAGCAACCTGCTCGCCGCTTCCATCCAGAGTCATTTCCATTTGCGCACGGCTTGCCCAGCCTTCCTGTCCTTTGGCGTTGCGCACTTTGAACCACTCGGTTTTCCGTTTGAGAATTTCAATTCGCTCGCCTTGCTCAACGACGAAAAACACAGGATAGCCCCGCCCCGGCCCTGTACGGAACTCAAGGTAGGGCTCTGCGACATCGACTGTCTGATATTCGTCTTCAGCAAAACTTTTCAGTGAAAAGCAACAAAGGATAACCAACAAAACCGGGAAAATTCTTACCGCTAACAAGTGTCTTTAATCCTGTGGAACGTCAAATGGGTTGTTGTAGTACTGCGCTCCAATATCCAGCCACTCGGATATCAACTTCAACTCGACTGGCTCAAGCCATCCTTCATGGCTTCCCCCCGTCTGGAAAGGCGCGAAAAAGCGAGTGCTGGCGATTGCTCCTTGCGGTGTCATCGACCGGTTAACGGCGACCGTAGTCGTCACGGGGATTGGATTGCCATCATCGTCCAAAATAAGATCGCCATTGCCGTCGGTTTCGAACACTTGATTGCCGTCATCGTCCAAGACAGGAATCTGGCGATCCACAAGCACTCCTTCGATAATTTCCTGTTCCGCATCATTGAACAGCAGTTCCCGGTACGACTTAAAGTGGTCCGCTTGATCCGTAGAAGGCCCATCGCCTAAGTCCAATTGTGCTGCTGGAACCTGAACCACCGCTATGGCGTCGGTGAGTCCGTGGCATGTATTACAGGTGTGATCCGCTAATACAGTGGTTCCATCATCATCCAGAACCTGACGATCTTTCCCCCATATAGGGTGAATATGGGTCTCGTAATTAATTACCACTCTACACTTGGCGTCCTTAGGGGAAGCGCACGCGCTTGATACAGGCGCACTACCAGCCAAGTCGGCATAGGCGTAACTGAAACTCTCCGCTTTTGCAGTAATATTAGCGTCGGTCCACTCATCGTCAAATACAATATCAGGATTCAGGTATCGCAAGCCATTGATTCGGGCGTAGGTTTCCGCCATGGTTTCGCCCATATCAGCAAACAGAGCAGGGTCCGTATTGGGGAATGGCAGACCTGTCGTAGCCGCGCCGACATTGATGGATGGCGCCTGAGCTTCCGGACGACCATGAGGAGCCTCGCTATTCGCTGTATGACAACCAATGCATTCCATCGTTTCTCCTGGCTTCACCTGCAGCCAGTTCTGATGCCGAGGACTGGTTCGTTTGCCCGATTTATCCACTACGCTCACCGCAAACGCCACGTTGGCGGGGACAGCAAACTTCACGGAGCCATCCGGCTCAATGGGAACATAACCCAGAATTTCTCGCATTAACTGTCCAGCGCTGGCGCCGAAAGCCGTACCTGGAACATCCGCGATATCCCTGTCAGGCATGGAAACCGCTTTGATAACACGCAAAAATCTGGCGGGCCGATTGTCCGCAGAGGTC contains:
- a CDS encoding SH3 domain-containing protein, which gives rise to MLAVRIFPVLLVILCCFSLKSFAEDEYQTVDVAEPYLEFRTGPGRGYPVFFVVEQGERIEILKRKTEWFKVRNAKGQEGWASRAQMEMTLDGSGEQVAFTEPRFDDFSSRSWEGGVATGDFGGAAVNSMYVGYLFTPNLSTELWASQVLGDFSQIMIADLNIVHQPFPHWRISPFFTLGTGAAFIKPKATLVNEDNRVEEAVHYGLGVRWYMTNRYFIRMEYKDYVVFTDRDENEEAEEWKIGLSVFF